Below is a genomic region from Scomber scombrus chromosome 3, fScoSco1.1, whole genome shotgun sequence.
CTACATATGGaaatgtctgtcagtctgttggTTGATCAGtctgactgaaatatctgaaATACTGAAAGGATTGCCATGAAAGTTGCCTAATGACTTCAATGAACCTTCACTTTTAGACTACCAACACCATCAATTACCAAATCCGCTTTAGCTTTACTCTGACttttgtgctaattagcaaactAAAATGGTGAACATGACGAACATTACCATAAAACTGGTTAGGCAACAGAACTGGTGCATTAATTTACAGACTATTGACACGGAACAGGAATCCTTGTCAATAGTCCACAGGCTATTGGTCCGGACTGGTTTTCCATGTTGATATTAGTTTGTTCTATTGGTGCAGAATCTTTTTCCAGGATTCATTGATGGACCTCTTGTAGACCACTAACCAggacatttttatcatcatgtGGGGCGTTAAGTGCCATTACACAGgatatttttttccaaatttgactgttttaacCCAGACCATGACGTTTCCCTAACCATATGCAAGTCTTTTTTCTGCATAAACCTAactattttaacccaaaccatggaAAAGGTTGGCATATCCaactttgaatttgaatttgatcaGGTGATCTTCAGCAATCAATGTTAATGTGCATGTGTAATAATTCTTTACCAACATAAACAGACTATTGACATAGAGGAATCTGTATAGGAAGCCACTTCCAGAGCTGTGAGCATGGCTATACActcttttgtattttgttgttgttaatgaaGCTTATGATGCTTATGGTGCAATAGGTgacatatttctattattgCAACATAAACAATGTTTATCTAATATGACAATTAGGATGTGGATGATGCCACTTTGGCCCGCCTGGAGTTGGAAAGGAAGATTGAGTCACTGATGGACGAAATTGAATTCCTCAAGAAGATCCATGATGAAGTAAGTGGTGCCACCATTTCCCACCATTCGTGTAGAAATGGGAAAGTCCCTTCAAACaagagtaatttaaaaaaaaaaatctgttgtctGGACATCTACAGTACTAGTTACACTGAAGATGCAActtgttattttttcatttaaaaaattctTGCCAAGGCTTTGatttgacatttgtgtttgtgtgcaaatgCTTGTATTATCAGGAAATCCAGGATGTACAAGTGAGTGTGCAGACCCAGCAGCTGAAGATGGAGGTGGACCACACCTCCAGGCCAGACCTAACTGGTGCTCTGAGGGACATCAGGGCCCAGTATGAGACCATTGCTGTGAAGAACATGCAAGAATCGGAGGACTGGTACAAGTCCAAGGTAGGccaacagacagaaagataatCCCACTGgaaaacacaagcacatacTCATGCTTCTGTGCTTCATGTTTGTTCCTGCAGTTTGCTGATTTGACTGAGTCTGCAAAACGCAATGGTGATGCTCTGAGGCAGTCCAAGCAGGAGGCCAACGAGTCCAGGAGGCAGATTCAGTCTCTCAACTGTGAAGTTGATGCACTGAAGAACACAGTGAGGACAAACACCACATCTTATTTTTCTGAATTAATTTATAGCGTTACATTGTACACATTACcccttaatacatgttttttcaGAATGAGGCTCTGCTGAGGCAGATGCGTGAAATGGAGGACCAGTTTGGAAATGAGATTGGCAACTACCAGGACAACGTAGGTAGACTGGAGGATGAGATCCGCCACCTGAAGGAGGAGATGGCTCGCCACCTTCGAGAGTACCAGGACCTCCTCAATGTCAAAATGGCTCTGGACATTGAGATTGCCACTTATCGTAAATTGCTGGAGGGAGAAGAGAACAGGTGAGGGAGAACATATCATGGTCCAATTTTTGTGTGACTGTTTTATAGATTTCTCTCTTTGGATACAAGATGGACTTTCCTCTAAATTATCCAGTTTCCTCTCGAATTAAAAAGCGAAAAATTCAAAAGTTGACGTGTGTCCCTTTGGACTCTATACAAAAGGAATGCAAGGTGTTTGCATGTTGAATGTGTTATTAATGACTTTCTGGATGTTGACTTTTTCACCATAGAGCTGCAAAATGTTACAGCTATGTTTCCACAATGGACAGTTTTTTAATCTATGTCCATTAAGAACTGTAGGGCAATTCTTACACAAGTCAAACCTGCAAGTTAATTACTTTTTTAGAAAGCATTAGTATATAACACTCAAATCTTATATTCCCCATTTAGGATCACTGTACCCATCCTCAATCTGGGCATAACAAATCATCTGGGTGAGCGAGGTAAGCTATGATTCTCTTTTGattcagcaaagaaaaaaaccctctttttttgtgatacaacagtaatgtctgtaatgtatCTGAAtgtaaatgtcttgtttaatcTGCTTTTTACAGACTATGAACACATTCCAGACAGCGGGACCAAGAGGACCGTTGTGATAAAGACAGTTGAGACTAGAGATGGAGAGGTACGATAAcgattatacatatatatacatatttcagCGTGAGAAATTGATATAAGAGCTAAATTCTAATCTGagtgtttctttttaatcagGTGGTGAAAGAGTccaggagggagaaggagagcgAGCCAGGACGCACTGACATGGATGACCATGAGgagtaaattaaataaaaatagataatGTGAAGGCTAGTGCCACGACAGGGGAAaaaactgtaagaaaaaaaaaagaagaaaaaaaatgagaaaaaacaaaactgacctATTTAGTCCTCATTCCAACTAGTTGTGTTTCATTGTCTAGTGAAGAGTCTCTCAGTATAGGTGCAATGTTAAATGAATCCCTTTAGAAGTTGTCACTTTGGTGCTATTAAAACCAACTAACTTTTGCTGAACACTTTGTCTCATCTGTAGGGCTAAGCTGAACCACTTTATTAACATACCACTCGAGGCCTTGATTTACAGTGCAATCCTGTGGAATCCTTAGATGACCACAAATTTGTAGCAGACTATTAAACAACAGTCTaaaaatagtttgaaaagttaAGGATTTTAGTTGTTTGTGTCATAGACTTACTAACAAAACTTGAGACACTACCCTCTGGTCAACACCTTAAAGGACAAACCGATAATAAATTAACTTATCTGCATATGTTTTAGACGCTTTGCTATCCTCTTACTGTTCCAACCTCCAAATCTCCAAAGACGGTGATCATTGATAAACATGTAACACACAAGAAAATGATAACACTGAAAAGATGACAGTCATTGATTGAAAAGACTTACTGAATGTGCTTTGCAATTCTGTGTGTATCTGGCACGACTGATGAATGATTATGTAAGTGCAAATAAACTTAATTGGAGCAAATCTGTGTTGTCTGTccacataactttttttttgcatttatatttactACAAGAGTGTTATTTGGACTTAGTTATAAGGCCAGTGCTCTGTTCCATAAAAGGTATTCATAATAACCTTGTTGTACTTTATGTACAAGAGCTTCCCGGATTTGTGAGAGTCAAATTTTGGTGTCAGTCATTCAGAATCAGTGGCATGCACAGAAAGGGACAAGGGcataacaaatgtatttaaagcagAGTTTGATGAtcacaacaacaagaaactCAGATGATAGTCTGGCTGTCTAGTTTGTGACTACATTAACATGGTTAATTGAGGAAACTGTGCTTGGtcagtaataattataatttaaagaataataataataatgataataagtgTCATTTGTGGTGGATTAGTGAATCTCAAAGTGCTgcagcattaaaaacatacaacacacaacacaaagaaaataatgagatGAAAAGGccgtccttttttttttttttttaccttcaagTTGCTTCAGCAGTTGCTTCGCCCCCAAATCTGGTCGTCCAGCAGATAACCCCAAACATAttgagttttttgtttgtttgtttttctatgtgAATGGCGGACCTTGGTGACCTTATACatcaaatgtaatcattttattttttataaatcatattataaaaatgtttaagttaTTGACAAATGCCGAGGcgaacaagcaaacacacaacacataagATTTTAACGCTAGacatatatatgtctatggtaTGAAGGGCTCCTTGTGTGTCCTGTAAATTTTGCCCTGAGTAAAACCTCTCAGGCGATTCTTTAGCACTAACTCCGGATATATTTAACTAAATCCTCAAACTATGGTACACCCAAATGTCGACCATGGCGCAAACCCTAATCTTACCTTCttttcctaaccctaacacagGCGATTTGGTTTTGTTTAGAGTTTGGACTAGAGTTTGCTGGCTCGGTGGACCTTAAAAGTCAAACTCAGGgcataaatatataataaatgacGTAATTCCACATCCGCTGTCTTGGCGCGATACTTGTCTCAGCTGTCAGATCTGTGAAACAACAGGCTGAAATAAACGACTTACTGATAGAAAATAGATCCAACATTATACACCACCGGCTGCTGGACAAGGCAGATGGAGAGTTGCAGCATTTGACTGATCTGGTAAGTTTAGTTAGGCTGTTATATAAAGTCGTTTCGCGGTCTCCGTCGTTAAACTGCGGCTAAGTAACTTGGTTGGTATCGTAGCAGAAAATATCAGCTAACAGTTACTTTAACAATGTGTAGAAAACCCGTCCTGTACTGTGTTAAGATACTTTAACTAATGTAAGCCTTTAACCTTAAATTGTCTACCTAACAATTGCAGTCAATAATTGTGCATTGACCTGGCGTAAAGTTTAGTTCATTTTGATTCGGCAGCAAAGAGTCCAACATTGTCCTTCAAAGTACCAAATGACTCACTGGATGTAACACTGGAGGCAGCTTGCTTAGTCTGGGATTTCACTTGGTCTACAGGGAACgtttaaaagcttaaaaatatAGGTAATCTGTGGATGATTATACACAGACCCCACTTAAATTATTAAAACTTTCCAGAAGTCTTTAATCAGCTTACTTGAGCAGAGTTGGGGAGACACTTGCAGTGCATTAAAACAAAGTTGTTGATGTAGTAattccagtggttcccaaagtGGAGTTCGAGGGACCACCACGGGTCCTTGAAACAGTTTCAGGAGGTCTCCAGGAAAAAACTCTCTctgttatataatattttacagCAGAAATTTTGATATTGATTCCGTGTCACCACAAATCAAACAGGGTGCAATCTAATGCTCATATACTTAGAGGCTGTTGACaagaaaaagttttaaatcCCCTGAACCATGAGACTAATAAACACAATCATGTTCCATGTTCAGTTGACCCTGCAGATTTACTGTCATTATCAATTATTGATTGTGTTGGCCTTGTCCTAGAGAATTAAATATGAAATTCAGGGACACAGTAGGTGCAAAATGTTGTTGCTTTGTCCTGATCTGTTTGGGAGTCACACTGTAAATaagtttctttctcttcctcactttttctttttctctgcttgaCTGATCACATAGATTGAACCCTCATCTTTGTGCTGGCTGATGGTGTTTGGACTTACTCAGGATGAATTGCGAGCTCTTGGCAACGTGTAGTGCTCTTGGCTATTTAGAAGGAGACACCTATCACAAAGAAGCTGATTGTGTAGGTGAGTGGTGTCAGATGGTAAAGATGTCGAGTCCGAGTTTCCTGCCTCGTCAGATGGATGGGTAGCATCTGTGCAAGCCCTATTTTGACTGTCTCCTGTATTTGTGCTTGCAGAGAGTGTGAAAGACCTGATCCGGTATTTGCGGCATGAAGATGACACCCGTGATGTCCGCCAGCAGCTGGGTTCAGGCCAGATTGTACAGAATGACCTTCTACCTATCATCACTCAGCACAGACAAGACAAAGTCTTGTTTGATTGCTGCATCAGGTAGATGCCCCCAGACGAAACTTCTCTCTTGAACCTAAAGTCTGTGCTGATGAATATTTATaagagaaatgaaacaaattatatatttgttaatATATCATAAAACAGTCTTATAATGCATCATTGCTATATCAGTGCCACTATTGTTATACATTACTGCATGCTGTTTTactaaagaaatatttcattgTTACGCAGAAATGTACAATTTTGTGCAATAATAGCAATCTGTAAGTGATGCTAATACTTTTGAACAGAATTAACAGTATTTCCTGAAGGCTGTAGATGATACTGAGTCAGAAAGCTGGGTACTTATgtaaaccttttcttttttgttgttgttgttgttgttttctattgtttttccAGGCTCATGGTCaatctcactcagcctgccatGCTTTGCTTTGGTAAAGTCCCTGATGACCCCGTGTTTAGACATCACTTTTTGCAAGTGACATCTCATTTACAAGCCTGTAAAGAGGTATTGTTCCCTTTTTATAACAGtaattgtatttacattttcttaggGCTacaattaatacattattttcattattgactaatctgttgattatttctcAATTCATAGAATTGTTTTTTGGTCAGAAAATGGGGGAAAATGtcactgaaatcactgtttcccaaatcCAAAAATtgcatcctcaaatgtcttgttttgtctagACCAACCCAACATATAGTTTAACGTCATAGAAGACTAaacaaatcagaaaatattcatatttgagaagttggatTCAGAgaatttgtactttttattctttagaaatgactcaaaactatTTATTGATTATCAACATAAATAGTGATTAATTTAATCGAATAATTGTTGTGCTCTACGTTTTCTTATATGTATTAATGTCTGTATGGTAAATATTGAGGAGTTGGATAAGTTCTTCTGTTACAACCATAACAATTCATGTTTATCTGCACGTGTTAATCATTGTAATAAGTGTCATCTGCCTTTGGTTTCAGGCATTTGCCAGTGAGGCTGTGTTTGGTGTTTTAAGTGAGACATTGTACAACCTTCTACAACTGGTAAGTGTTTCACTGGTAAACATTAACAAACGgcaacatttttactttagCAGTTTCCAAGATTGAATATTGAAGTTTTTCAAGattataataaaagtaaaaatgtgtttgtgcttttcttcctgtttctccCAACTCACACTCTTCCCCTTCAGGActgggagcagagagaggaggaggataacCTGCTGATAGAGAGGATTCTGCTGCTGGTCAGGAATGTGCTTCACGTACCTGCGGACCCCTGTGAGGAGAAGGTCTGACTCTAACACGAGTACCAGCATGATTATCAGAAAGGCAGAGCTAAA
It encodes:
- the prph gene encoding peripherin → MSHNTMHTSTSYRRTFGSPHPITVSSYSPSFSRMPMSGGRYMRSVSPAVASRSTTYHQQRSRSSTQPPRLSYDKVDFNLAEAVNQEFLTTRSNEKAELQELNDRFASFIEKVRYLEQQNGALQQELNQYKGQQQHGQPNRASEIFQEELREMRRQMDDIGKERDQYQLERDNLAEDLGLLKQRLDEETQKKADAENNLVAFRKDVDDATLARLELERKIESLMDEIEFLKKIHDEEIQDVQVSVQTQQLKMEVDHTSRPDLTGALRDIRAQYETIAVKNMQESEDWYKSKFADLTESAKRNGDALRQSKQEANESRRQIQSLNCEVDALKNTNEALLRQMREMEDQFGNEIGNYQDNVGRLEDEIRHLKEEMARHLREYQDLLNVKMALDIEIATYRKLLEGEENRITVPILNLGITNHLGERDYEHIPDSGTKRTVVIKTVETRDGEVVKESRREKESEPGRTDMDDHEE